In Aristaeella hokkaidonensis, the following are encoded in one genomic region:
- a CDS encoding LexA family protein has product MQKHPPRNHEKRIQIMEYMLNFATEQGRQPSVREIGIAAGLQSTSTTAGYLKRMVNEGLLAKSEKAKRSYFVTGYAAEMLRGKAS; this is encoded by the coding sequence ATGCAGAAGCATCCGCCGAGAAATCATGAGAAGAGAATACAGATTATGGAATATATGCTGAACTTCGCGACTGAGCAGGGCAGACAGCCCTCCGTACGGGAAATCGGAATCGCGGCGGGACTGCAGTCTACTTCCACCACGGCCGGGTACCTGAAGAGGATGGTTAATGAAGGGCTGCTGGCAAAGAGCGAGAAGGCGAAGAGGAGCTATTTTGTTACTGGATACGCTGCGGAAATGCTTAGGGGAAAAGCAAGCTGA
- a CDS encoding helix-turn-helix domain-containing protein, protein MARSDSNGMTNNAGIAYGELIRRQRKAKKMNQEELGALVKVGKNAVGAWEAGRSRPDVGSVPVICEALDISLEEFFGYPDKSGENIYDLSGIRPDERATLLRKYSSLNQYNRQVILRQMDVLADMQEDTRVPRKIIRLFRNELAASAGPGETLEATRGEEVFLFADSMTEIADEIIRVNGNSMEPTFANGDMVLVKHTGSVREGEIGVFICGDTGYIKEYQKDGLHSHNPAYAPLTFSENEPVHCVGRVIGKVKADAWADDESVRAWEEYEQKGR, encoded by the coding sequence ATGGCCAGGAGCGATTCGAACGGAATGACCAATAACGCCGGGATCGCATACGGAGAGCTGATCCGCCGTCAGCGGAAGGCCAAGAAAATGAACCAGGAAGAGCTGGGCGCCCTGGTGAAGGTCGGTAAGAATGCCGTAGGTGCCTGGGAAGCCGGGAGAAGCCGTCCGGACGTGGGAAGCGTTCCCGTGATCTGTGAGGCGCTGGATATCTCCCTGGAAGAGTTCTTCGGCTATCCGGATAAGAGCGGAGAGAATATCTATGACCTGAGCGGTATCCGGCCGGATGAGCGGGCAACGCTGCTGCGGAAGTATTCCTCCCTGAATCAATATAACCGGCAGGTGATCCTGCGGCAGATGGACGTACTGGCTGACATGCAGGAAGATACCAGGGTTCCGCGTAAGATCATCCGGCTGTTCCGGAACGAACTGGCTGCATCCGCCGGTCCCGGTGAAACGCTTGAAGCTACCAGGGGCGAAGAAGTGTTCCTGTTTGCTGACAGCATGACGGAGATTGCGGATGAAATCATTCGGGTCAACGGTAACAGTATGGAGCCCACCTTCGCGAATGGAGATATGGTGCTGGTGAAGCATACCGGAAGCGTACGGGAAGGCGAGATCGGCGTCTTCATCTGCGGAGATACGGGTTATATCAAGGAATACCAGAAGGACGGGCTGCACAGCCACAATCCGGCATACGCGCCGCTTACCTTCAGTGAAAATGAGCCGGTACACTGCGTGGGCCGGGTAATCGGAAAAGTAAAAGCAGACGCCTGGGCAGACGACGAGAGCGTCCGGGCCTGGGAAGAATACGAGCAGAAAGGAAGATGA
- the argF gene encoding ornithine carbamoyltransferase produces MNPFKGKSFLKLLDFTPAEISSLLDLAADLKAKKKAGIPHACCAGKNVALIFEKTSTRTRCSFEVAAYDLGMNCTYLDPSGSQIGKKESIADTARVLGRMYDGIEYRGYGQNIVEDLAKYSGVPVWNGLTNEFHPTQILADFLTVKEHFGDLKGIKLVYMGDARYNMGNSLMVGCAKMGMHFVACAPEKYWPNSALIDTCRKIAAETGAVLEFEDDVDKAVAGAHVIYTDVWVSMGEPDSVWEERIRDLLPYRVTSAVMGKAGSQCVFMHCLPSFHDLKTSIGRSIFEKFGIDCMEVTDEVFESPASIVFDEAENRMHTIKAVMSSSLAEDL; encoded by the coding sequence GTGAATCCTTTCAAAGGTAAAAGCTTCCTGAAGCTTCTTGATTTTACCCCCGCTGAGATCTCTTCCCTGCTCGATCTGGCTGCCGACCTGAAGGCAAAAAAGAAAGCAGGCATTCCGCATGCCTGCTGTGCCGGGAAAAACGTTGCCCTGATCTTCGAAAAGACCAGTACCCGTACCCGTTGCTCTTTTGAGGTTGCCGCCTATGATCTGGGAATGAACTGCACCTATCTGGATCCTTCCGGAAGCCAGATCGGTAAAAAAGAAAGTATTGCCGATACCGCCCGTGTTCTGGGCCGCATGTATGACGGCATTGAATACCGTGGTTACGGTCAGAATATCGTGGAAGACCTGGCGAAGTATTCCGGCGTTCCGGTCTGGAATGGCCTCACCAATGAGTTCCATCCTACCCAGATCCTGGCCGACTTCCTGACAGTCAAGGAGCACTTCGGAGATCTGAAGGGCATCAAGCTCGTCTATATGGGTGATGCCCGTTACAACATGGGCAATTCCCTCATGGTGGGCTGTGCCAAGATGGGCATGCATTTCGTCGCCTGCGCGCCGGAAAAGTACTGGCCCAATTCCGCTCTCATTGATACCTGCAGGAAGATCGCCGCTGAAACCGGCGCTGTCCTGGAGTTTGAGGACGACGTCGATAAGGCCGTTGCCGGTGCCCACGTCATCTATACTGACGTCTGGGTCTCCATGGGTGAGCCGGACAGCGTCTGGGAAGAGCGCATCCGCGATCTGCTTCCCTACCGCGTCACGTCCGCTGTCATGGGCAAAGCCGGTTCACAGTGTGTGTTCATGCACTGCTTACCGTCCTTCCACGATCTTAAAACCTCTATCGGCCGTTCCATCTTCGAGAAGTTTGGCATTGACTGCATGGAAGTCACCGACGAAGTCTTTGAGTCTCCTGCCTCCATCGTATTCGATGAAGCTGAGAACCGTATGCACACCATCAAAGCAGTCATGTCCTCCTCTCTCGCAGAAGATCTTTAA
- a CDS encoding PspC domain-containing protein: MKKLCKSNKNRKICGVCGGIAEYLNADPTLIRLAFVVISMAAGTGLLAYIAAALIMPEANEVEE, translated from the coding sequence ATGAAGAAACTGTGCAAGAGCAACAAGAATAGAAAAATCTGCGGCGTGTGCGGCGGTATCGCTGAATACCTGAATGCTGATCCTACCCTGATCCGCCTGGCGTTCGTCGTGATCTCCATGGCTGCCGGAACCGGCCTGCTGGCTTACATCGCTGCTGCGCTGATTATGCCCGAGGCCAATGAAGTAGAAGAATAA
- a CDS encoding sodium ion-translocating decarboxylase subunit beta, producing MLESLGKLVTESGFAGFFSNPDGWRNLVMIAIACVLLYLGIKKQYEPLLMVGIAVGCLLANVSSVFMTADGSLPDALYHQSLWDAFLDHTSPYYHSYGHIMANGGLIDILYIGVKAGIYPCMIFIGIGAMTDFGPLISNPKSLLLGAAAQFGVFFAFFGANLLGFDAQQSASIGIIGGADGPTAILTTTKLAPELLGPIAVAAYSYMALIPMIQPPIMRALTTEKERSVKMTQLREVSKTEKILFPIIVTIFIVLLLPSTAPLIGCLMFGNLLKETGVTERLSDVAQNALMNIVTLFLGISVGATMVGSRFLTLDTIKIVVLGLIAFSFSTIGGLVVGKLMYKLSGGKINPLIGSAGVSAVPMAARVSQREGQKANPSNFLLMHAMGPNVAGVIGSAIAAGFLISMFG from the coding sequence ATGTTAGAATCCCTCGGAAAACTGGTTACTGAATCCGGCTTTGCCGGTTTCTTCAGCAACCCGGACGGATGGCGCAACCTTGTGATGATCGCCATCGCGTGCGTGCTGCTGTACCTGGGTATCAAAAAGCAGTATGAGCCCCTGCTGATGGTCGGTATCGCTGTCGGCTGCCTGCTGGCGAACGTGAGCTCCGTGTTCATGACCGCTGACGGATCCCTGCCGGACGCCCTGTATCATCAGAGTCTGTGGGACGCTTTCCTGGATCACACCAGTCCTTACTATCACAGCTACGGCCATATCATGGCCAACGGTGGTCTGATCGATATCCTGTATATCGGCGTTAAGGCTGGTATTTACCCCTGCATGATCTTCATTGGTATCGGCGCCATGACCGACTTCGGTCCGCTGATCTCCAACCCGAAGAGCCTGCTGCTGGGTGCTGCCGCTCAGTTCGGCGTGTTCTTCGCCTTCTTCGGCGCGAACCTGCTGGGATTCGATGCGCAGCAGTCCGCTTCCATCGGTATCATCGGCGGCGCTGATGGCCCCACCGCCATCCTGACCACCACCAAGCTGGCTCCTGAACTGCTGGGACCGATCGCCGTGGCTGCTTATAGCTACATGGCCCTGATCCCGATGATTCAGCCGCCTATCATGCGCGCCCTGACCACTGAGAAAGAGCGCTCCGTGAAGATGACCCAGCTGCGTGAAGTGAGCAAGACCGAGAAGATCCTGTTCCCGATCATCGTGACGATCTTCATCGTTCTGCTGCTGCCCTCCACCGCTCCGCTGATCGGCTGCCTGATGTTCGGTAACCTGCTGAAGGAAACCGGCGTCACTGAGCGTCTGAGCGATGTGGCCCAGAACGCCCTGATGAACATCGTTACCCTGTTCCTGGGCATCAGCGTGGGTGCCACCATGGTTGGTTCCCGCTTCCTGACGCTGGACACCATCAAGATCGTTGTGCTGGGCCTGATCGCCTTCTCCTTCAGTACCATCGGCGGCCTGGTGGTAGGCAAGCTGATGTACAAGCTGAGCGGAGGCAAGATCAACCCGCTGATCGGTTCTGCCGGCGTTTCCGCTGTGCCTATGGCGGCTCGTGTTTCCCAGCGTGAAGGTCAGAAGGCCAATCCTTCCAACTTCCTGCTGATGCACGCAATGGGCCCGAACGTGGCAGGTGTTATCGGATCCGCTATTGCGGCGGGATTCCTCATCAGCATGTTTGGATAA
- a CDS encoding biotin/lipoyl-containing protein, which translates to MKYKVTLKGKTYEVEVDQGEAMILDEYEAYAPAPAAAPAPVAAPAAAPAAAPAAPAVAAVAGEQVNSPMPGTIVKMNVKAGQAVKSGEVLAVLEAMKMENEIMAPHDATVVQVLVDVGAKVDTGTPIIVLG; encoded by the coding sequence ATGAAGTATAAAGTAACCCTGAAGGGCAAGACCTATGAAGTAGAAGTGGATCAGGGCGAGGCCATGATCCTGGACGAATATGAAGCGTATGCGCCGGCTCCCGCCGCCGCTCCCGCTCCTGTTGCTGCCCCCGCTGCCGCTCCGGCTGCTGCTCCCGCAGCTCCCGCCGTTGCCGCTGTCGCCGGTGAGCAGGTTAACTCTCCCATGCCCGGCACTATCGTGAAGATGAACGTGAAGGCCGGCCAGGCCGTGAAGAGCGGTGAAGTCCTGGCTGTGCTGGAAGCCATGAAGATGGAGAACGAGATCATGGCGCCCCATGACGCGACTGTTGTGCAGGTGCTGGTTGATGTCGGAGCGAAGGTCGATACCGGTACGCCGATCATCGTTCTGGGATAA
- a CDS encoding OadG family protein, with translation MTSRLTLGIGSNLLDAILGYAVVFIGLTLLMTVIVVVGKIFTAKKAAPAEEKAAPAATAPAAPKKLAPGSAGDVKLYDTDPRDAAMIMAIVANKLDKPLNELRFRSIKEVK, from the coding sequence ATGACAAGTCGTTTGACACTTGGCATTGGCAGCAATCTTCTTGATGCCATCCTCGGTTATGCCGTGGTCTTCATCGGACTGACCCTGCTGATGACCGTTATCGTTGTCGTCGGCAAGATCTTTACCGCCAAGAAGGCTGCCCCTGCCGAAGAAAAAGCCGCTCCCGCGGCTACGGCTCCTGCCGCTCCCAAGAAGCTGGCTCCCGGCAGCGCCGGCGATGTGAAGCTGTATGACACCGATCCGCGTGACGCGGCGATGATCATGGCTATCGTGGCGAACAAGCTGGACAAACCCCTGAATGAGCTCCGGTTCAGATCCATCAAGGAGGTTAAGTAA
- a CDS encoding pyruvate carboxylase subunit B, translating to MKKVQFTETVLRDANQSLMATRLPYADFEEILPVMDKAGYYSVECWGGATFDSCLRYLNEDPFERLRNIRKNMPNTRLQMLLRGQNLLGYKHYHDDVVEKFVELSIKNGIDVIRIFDALNDFRNLGTALDAVKKYATPRTVASGCISYTQSPVHTVEKYVEMCKDLVKMGFDTLCLKDMAGTMSPYEAEHLIKGIKDAVGDVPVILHTHCTTGMAYMTLTKAIESGVDVIDTATSCFSNGTSQAATETMFYAAQQYGIETGLDEKVINKVNDFFKPVKQKYVDNGTINPKSMATDSQALVYKVPGGMLSNMIANLKDMNAMDKFDEALLEIPAVRKDLGYPPLVTPLSQMVGNQAVTNVLVGERYKNISNEVKNYFKGEYGIAPAPVNEELQAKILGEGGQPIDCRIEDSKRTGEDFENAKKALGDLAESEEDLMSWICFPKQAEDYLKFRKENREKKVQYTIEEA from the coding sequence ATGAAGAAAGTACAATTCACCGAAACCGTCCTGCGGGACGCAAACCAGTCCCTGATGGCCACCCGGCTGCCCTATGCCGACTTTGAGGAAATCCTGCCCGTCATGGACAAGGCCGGATACTACTCTGTTGAGTGCTGGGGCGGCGCCACGTTCGACAGCTGCCTGCGGTATCTGAACGAAGATCCCTTTGAGCGGCTGCGCAACATCCGCAAGAACATGCCCAACACCCGCCTGCAGATGCTGCTGCGCGGCCAGAACCTGCTGGGCTACAAACACTACCATGATGACGTGGTGGAGAAGTTCGTTGAGCTGAGCATCAAGAACGGTATCGACGTGATCCGTATCTTCGACGCCCTGAACGACTTCCGCAACCTGGGCACCGCCCTGGACGCTGTGAAGAAGTACGCCACGCCCCGGACCGTAGCCTCCGGCTGCATCAGCTACACCCAGAGCCCCGTGCACACCGTCGAAAAGTACGTTGAAATGTGCAAGGACCTGGTCAAGATGGGCTTCGATACCCTGTGCCTGAAGGACATGGCCGGTACCATGAGCCCCTACGAAGCTGAACACCTGATCAAGGGCATCAAGGATGCCGTCGGCGATGTGCCGGTTATCCTGCACACCCACTGCACCACCGGTATGGCTTATATGACCCTGACCAAAGCCATCGAGAGCGGCGTTGACGTTATCGACACCGCTACGAGCTGCTTCTCCAACGGTACGAGCCAGGCCGCGACTGAGACCATGTTCTACGCCGCGCAGCAGTACGGCATCGAAACCGGACTGGATGAGAAGGTCATCAACAAGGTCAACGACTTCTTCAAGCCCGTGAAGCAGAAGTATGTTGACAACGGCACCATCAATCCCAAGAGCATGGCGACCGACAGCCAGGCGCTGGTGTACAAGGTACCCGGCGGCATGCTGAGCAACATGATCGCTAACCTCAAGGATATGAACGCCATGGATAAGTTCGACGAAGCGCTGCTGGAGATCCCGGCCGTCCGCAAGGACCTGGGGTATCCTCCGCTGGTAACCCCCCTGAGCCAGATGGTCGGCAACCAGGCCGTGACCAACGTGCTGGTGGGCGAGCGCTACAAGAACATCTCCAATGAAGTGAAGAACTACTTCAAGGGTGAATACGGCATCGCGCCGGCTCCCGTGAACGAAGAACTGCAGGCCAAGATCCTGGGCGAGGGCGGACAGCCCATCGACTGCCGGATCGAGGACAGCAAGCGCACCGGTGAGGACTTCGAGAATGCCAAGAAGGCCCTGGGCGACCTGGCCGAGAGCGAAGAAGACCTCATGAGCTGGATCTGCTTCCCGAAGCAGGCTGAGGATTACCTCAAGTTCCGGAAGGAAAACCGCGAAAAGAAAGTCCAGTACACCATCGAAGAGGCGTAA
- the pckA gene encoding phosphoenolpyruvate carboxykinase (ATP) yields MAAVDLTKYGITGATEIIHNPSYDFLFEEENKPELTGYDKGQKTELGAMNVMTGIYTGRSPKDKYIVMDENSKDTVWWTTDGYKNDNHPLSEENWAILKKLAQKELSGKRLFVMDAFCGANKDTRMAIRFVMEVAWQAHFVKNMFIQPTEEELASFEPDFVVYCASKAKVDDYKAMGLNSETAVAFNITSREQVILNTWYGGEMKKGMFSMMNYYLPLKGIASMHCSANTDMEGKNTAIFFGLSGTGKTTLSTDPKRLLIGDDEHGWDDNGVFNFEGGCYAKVINLDKDSEPDIYNAIRRDALLENVTVDDNGKIDFADKSVTENTRVSYPIEHIEKIVKNVNPVSAGPDAKNVIFLSADAFGVLPPVSILTPEQTKYYFLSGFTAKLAGTERGITEPTPTFSACFGQAFLELHPTKYAEELVKKMEKSGAKAYLVNTGWNGTGKRISIKDTRGIIDAILNGDILNAPTKKIPYFNFEVPTKLNGVDTGILDPRDTYADASEWEKKAQDLAGRFIKNFAKYESNEAGKALVAAGPQL; encoded by the coding sequence ATGGCAGCTGTGGATCTTACCAAATACGGGATCACCGGTGCAACGGAGATCATTCATAACCCTTCTTACGACTTCCTGTTCGAAGAAGAAAACAAGCCGGAACTGACTGGCTATGACAAGGGCCAGAAGACCGAGCTGGGCGCGATGAACGTCATGACCGGTATCTATACCGGACGGAGCCCCAAGGACAAGTACATCGTGATGGACGAAAACAGCAAGGATACTGTTTGGTGGACCACCGATGGCTATAAGAACGATAACCATCCTCTGAGCGAGGAAAACTGGGCAATCCTGAAGAAGCTGGCTCAGAAAGAACTGAGCGGCAAGCGCCTGTTCGTGATGGACGCCTTCTGCGGCGCCAACAAGGACACCCGCATGGCTATCCGCTTCGTGATGGAAGTGGCCTGGCAGGCTCACTTCGTGAAGAACATGTTCATCCAGCCCACCGAAGAAGAACTGGCCAGCTTCGAGCCGGACTTCGTCGTGTACTGCGCCTCCAAGGCCAAGGTGGATGACTACAAGGCCATGGGCCTGAACAGTGAAACCGCTGTTGCCTTCAACATCACCAGCCGTGAGCAGGTTATCCTGAACACCTGGTACGGCGGCGAAATGAAGAAGGGTATGTTCTCCATGATGAACTACTACCTGCCGCTGAAGGGCATTGCTTCCATGCACTGCTCCGCCAACACCGACATGGAAGGCAAGAACACTGCCATCTTCTTCGGCCTGAGCGGCACCGGCAAAACCACCCTGTCCACCGACCCCAAGCGTCTGCTGATCGGCGATGACGAACACGGCTGGGACGACAACGGCGTGTTCAACTTCGAAGGCGGCTGCTACGCCAAGGTTATCAACCTGGACAAGGACAGCGAGCCCGACATCTACAACGCCATCCGTCGCGACGCCCTGCTGGAGAACGTCACTGTTGACGACAACGGCAAGATCGACTTCGCTGACAAGAGCGTGACCGAGAACACCCGCGTGAGCTATCCGATCGAGCACATCGAGAAGATCGTTAAGAACGTGAACCCCGTGTCCGCCGGCCCCGATGCCAAGAACGTTATCTTCCTGAGCGCTGACGCCTTCGGCGTGCTGCCGCCCGTGAGCATCCTGACCCCCGAACAGACCAAGTACTACTTCCTGAGCGGCTTCACCGCCAAGCTGGCCGGTACCGAACGCGGTATCACCGAGCCCACCCCCACCTTCTCCGCCTGTTTCGGCCAGGCCTTCCTCGAACTGCATCCCACCAAGTATGCTGAGGAACTGGTTAAGAAGATGGAAAAGAGCGGCGCCAAGGCCTACCTGGTCAACACCGGATGGAACGGCACCGGCAAGCGTATCTCCATCAAGGATACCCGCGGCATCATCGACGCGATCCTGAATGGCGATATCCTGAACGCGCCCACCAAGAAGATTCCTTACTTCAACTTCGAAGTGCCCACCAAACTGAACGGTGTTGACACCGGCATTCTGGATCCACGCGACACCTATGCGGATGCTTCCGAGTGGGAGAAGAAGGCCCAGGATCTGGCTGGCCGGTTCATCAAGAACTTCGCCAAGTACGAGAGCAACGAAGCCGGTAAGGCTCTGGTTGCTGCCGGCCCGCAGCTGTAA
- the udk gene encoding uridine kinase — protein MLFIGICGASGSGKSTLADALREKLGEDRCQVLQQDAYYRDHSYLTFEQRVKLNYDEPGIFDHDLLLEDIQQLLNGGGITRKGYNFSEHRRDDKPDEIILPKDVLILEGIHCFYDKRLTEMMFLKLYMQVEADICLLRRIERDIIERGRDIQGIGEQYLNSVKPMFDKHIRNYVHDADVIVAHGGKNARIVDILAGYVQDELSKKSSM, from the coding sequence ATGTTGTTCATAGGTATTTGCGGAGCGAGCGGAAGCGGAAAGAGTACACTGGCGGATGCGCTGAGGGAAAAGCTTGGTGAAGACAGGTGCCAGGTGCTGCAGCAGGATGCGTATTACCGGGATCACTCCTACCTGACGTTTGAGCAGCGGGTGAAGCTGAACTATGACGAGCCCGGGATCTTTGACCATGATCTGCTGCTGGAGGATATTCAGCAACTGCTGAACGGCGGCGGGATCACCCGGAAGGGATACAACTTCTCTGAGCATCGCCGGGATGATAAGCCGGACGAAATTATCCTGCCCAAGGACGTACTGATCCTGGAAGGTATCCACTGCTTCTACGATAAGCGACTGACAGAGATGATGTTCCTGAAGCTTTACATGCAGGTTGAAGCGGATATCTGCCTGCTGCGGAGAATTGAGCGGGATATCATTGAAAGAGGAAGAGACATCCAGGGTATCGGAGAGCAGTACCTGAACAGCGTAAAGCCGATGTTTGATAAGCATATCAGGAATTATGTGCATGACGCGGACGTGATTGTGGCACACGGAGGAAAGAACGCGAGGATAGTGGACATTTTAGCTGGGTATGTACAAGATGAATTGAGTAAAAAGTCCAGCATGTGA
- a CDS encoding beta-L-arabinofuranosidase domain-containing protein, with amino-acid sequence MIQAVKGGNVKMLPGLFQRRMKLNEDYLMELDPGCLLQNFYIEAGIIPPGGQIIPDPANAKMHWGWEAPSCQLRGHFLGHWLSAAATLCDGGNKPELKTRIDFIVDELAKCQKLNGGEWVGSIPEKYFAFMKPGNYIWSPQYTMHKTIMGLKDVYERLGSETAIQILDKLADWYVRWVKENEEEDPEVVFRGEQAGMLEVWADLYALTQKEKYLYLIKAYEGNALFERLDKGGDTLSDDHANASIPLAHGAARMAEITGDEKWIKRLEAFWKTAVTERGMFATTGSNAGEFWIPPHSHGRYMGNENQEFCTVYNMVRAAEYLYRRTLKKEYADYIERAIYNGFLAQQNKDTGMPTYFLPMLPGSKKRWGSKTRDFWCCFGTMVQAQTIYPELVWYTDGKDVTVSQYFPSEAEMDLEYGKVQVRQAVHMKNYDNQVLFDEHSGGRVSRWSIRFTVKSEGKGEWALRLRVPAWIAGEPVVSVNGKEIKAKIEEGYIVLARNWGEEEVVDVFFPSEVRFEKLDGAEELVCFVDGPVVLAGLTDTDKGIKGKPEEILLPEQSHTYGAFVWTQNVYLTRKQKENFRLVPLYEVTNEAYTVYFTSER; translated from the coding sequence ATGATACAGGCTGTTAAGGGCGGAAATGTAAAGATGCTGCCTGGATTATTTCAGCGCAGGATGAAGCTGAATGAGGACTACCTGATGGAGCTGGATCCGGGATGCCTGCTCCAGAATTTCTATATTGAAGCGGGAATCATTCCGCCGGGAGGACAGATTATCCCTGATCCGGCCAATGCCAAGATGCACTGGGGATGGGAAGCACCGAGCTGCCAGCTGCGGGGACACTTCCTCGGGCACTGGCTGAGTGCGGCCGCGACGCTGTGCGATGGGGGAAACAAGCCGGAACTGAAAACCCGGATTGACTTCATCGTGGATGAACTGGCGAAGTGCCAGAAGCTGAACGGCGGCGAATGGGTCGGCAGCATTCCGGAGAAGTACTTTGCCTTTATGAAACCCGGTAATTATATCTGGTCTCCGCAGTATACGATGCACAAGACCATCATGGGCCTGAAAGACGTATATGAGCGGCTGGGCAGCGAGACTGCGATCCAGATCCTGGACAAGCTTGCGGACTGGTATGTGCGCTGGGTGAAGGAAAATGAGGAAGAGGATCCGGAAGTTGTTTTCCGCGGAGAACAGGCCGGCATGCTGGAAGTATGGGCGGATCTGTATGCGCTGACGCAGAAAGAAAAGTATCTCTACCTGATCAAGGCCTATGAAGGCAATGCACTGTTTGAGCGTCTGGACAAAGGTGGAGACACATTGAGTGATGATCACGCCAACGCCTCCATTCCGCTGGCACACGGCGCGGCACGGATGGCCGAGATCACCGGAGATGAAAAGTGGATCAAGCGGCTGGAAGCCTTCTGGAAGACAGCAGTAACAGAACGTGGTATGTTTGCCACGACCGGAAGCAACGCCGGTGAATTCTGGATTCCGCCCCACAGCCATGGACGGTATATGGGAAATGAGAATCAGGAATTCTGCACGGTGTATAACATGGTGCGGGCTGCGGAATACCTGTATCGCAGGACACTGAAAAAGGAATACGCCGACTATATTGAGCGGGCAATCTATAACGGTTTCCTGGCACAGCAGAACAAAGATACCGGTATGCCGACCTACTTCCTGCCGATGCTTCCGGGCAGCAAGAAGAGATGGGGAAGCAAGACCAGGGACTTCTGGTGCTGCTTCGGCACGATGGTGCAGGCGCAGACAATTTATCCGGAACTGGTATGGTACACTGACGGCAAGGACGTGACCGTGAGCCAGTACTTCCCGAGTGAAGCAGAGATGGATCTGGAGTACGGGAAGGTTCAGGTGCGCCAGGCTGTACATATGAAGAATTATGATAACCAAGTATTGTTTGATGAGCACAGCGGCGGACGGGTGTCCCGGTGGAGCATCCGGTTCACGGTGAAGAGCGAAGGCAAAGGTGAATGGGCTCTGCGGCTGCGGGTGCCGGCATGGATTGCCGGAGAACCGGTGGTCAGTGTGAACGGGAAAGAGATCAAGGCGAAAATTGAAGAAGGGTATATCGTGCTGGCACGTAATTGGGGAGAAGAAGAGGTCGTGGATGTATTCTTCCCGAGTGAAGTCCGGTTTGAGAAGCTGGATGGAGCAGAAGAACTGGTGTGTTTCGTTGACGGCCCGGTAGTGCTTGCTGGACTTACAGATACAGATAAAGGAATTAAAGGCAAGCCGGAAGAAATATTATTACCGGAGCAGAGTCATACATATGGAGCATTCGTGTGGACGCAGAATGTATATCTGACCAGAAAACAGAAGGAGAACTTCAGGCTGGTACCGCTGTATGAGGTGACCAACGAGGCGTACACAGTGTACTTTACGTCGGAAAGGTAA